A genome region from Oxyura jamaicensis isolate SHBP4307 breed ruddy duck unplaced genomic scaffold, BPBGC_Ojam_1.0 oxyUn_random_OJ68609, whole genome shotgun sequence includes the following:
- the LOC118159194 gene encoding histidine triad nucleotide-binding protein 1-like isoform X2, with protein sequence MALSRTESLYSLSRITPGSLKMPSYLWPRQYLDVTEGRALCSVIVRLRLQCFFLVLPEKAVVRLCEAEDSGGPLLGRLMVVGKKCTANLDLTNGFRMAVNAHPRALQTIAAE encoded by the exons ATGGCGTTATCGAGGACGGAGAGTTTATACAGCCTCAGCCGGATTACTCCAGGTTCTTTGAAGATGCCTTCCTACCTCTGGCCGAGGCAATATTTGGACGTAACTGAAGGACG TGCCTTGTGTTCCGTGATAGTTCGCCTCAGGCTCCAGTGTTTTTTCCTAGTCCTTCCTGAGAAAGCAGTTGTCCGGTTATGTGAAGCAGAAGATTCTGGCGGACCC ctTCTTGGGCGTTTGATGGTTGTTGGCAAGAAGTGTACTGCTAACCTGGACCTGACCAATGGATTCCGGATGGCTGTGAATGCCCACCCTCGGGCCCTTCAGACTA TCGCCGCTGAATAG
- the LOC118159194 gene encoding uncharacterized protein LOC118159194 isoform X1: protein MALSRTESLYSLSRITPGSLKMPSYLWPRQYLDVTEGRLAAVCRLCVLRVEGRELCLFKDRLRRFAVLSCAFGVLDDLLRALCSVIVRLRLQCFFLVLPEKAVVRLCEAEDSGGPLLGRLMVVGKKCTANLDLTNGFRMAVNAHPRALQTIAAE, encoded by the exons ATGGCGTTATCGAGGACGGAGAGTTTATACAGCCTCAGCCGGATTACTCCAGGTTCTTTGAAGATGCCTTCCTACCTCTGGCCGAGGCAATATTTGGACGTAACTGAAGGACGGTTAGCAGCTGTTTGCCGCTTGTGTGTTTTGCGTGTAGAAGGTAGAGAACTTTGCCTATTCAAAGACCGCTTAAGAAGATTCGCTGTTTTGTCGTGCGCGTTTGGGGTACTTGATGATCTGCTTCG TGCCTTGTGTTCCGTGATAGTTCGCCTCAGGCTCCAGTGTTTTTTCCTAGTCCTTCCTGAGAAAGCAGTTGTCCGGTTATGTGAAGCAGAAGATTCTGGCGGACCC ctTCTTGGGCGTTTGATGGTTGTTGGCAAGAAGTGTACTGCTAACCTGGACCTGACCAATGGATTCCGGATGGCTGTGAATGCCCACCCTCGGGCCCTTCAGACTA TCGCCGCTGAATAG